The following coding sequences are from one Oscarella lobularis chromosome 19, ooOscLobu1.1, whole genome shotgun sequence window:
- the LOC136198651 gene encoding uncharacterized protein, whose protein sequence is MQTIAFSYRVGHSTVCKIISITCAALWDILRPLYIRTPKSATDWKEISYEYESLWNFPRCIGSIDGKHIVIQAPKGGGSRYFNYKHTHSIVLLATCDAKYCFTLLNIGDYGSHSDGGVLRNSAFGKALERGQLQLPPPEPIAGSGSETPMPYVFIGDAAFPLRQNILRPYPSAHLTEAQKIFNYRLSRARRVIENAFGIMASRFRIFRRVIIADPEKVTKITQATFVLHNYLIISEQKSSQQDHLYCPSNYVDQEDDSGHFIPGQWREEDRSSALADNIRLAGNRASSSAITVREQFCTYFNTRAGMVDWQYNHVRRS, encoded by the coding sequence ATGCAAACTATCGCCTTTAGCTATCGCGTCGGACATTCTACCGTCtgtaaaattatttctattaCTTGCGCAGCTCTTTGGGATATTCTACGGCCTCTATATATTCGCACGCCAAAAAGCGCTACTGACTGGAAAGAAATTAGTTACGAATATGAATCACTATGGAACTTTCCTCGTTGTATTGGCAGCATCGACGGCAAGCATATTGTTATTCAAGCTCCCAAAGGAGGAGGGTCGAGGTATTTTAACTATAAACATACTCACAGTATAGTACTCCTTGCGACTTGCGACGCCAAATATTGCTTTACCTTACTCAACATAGGCGATTATGGAAGCCACAGCGACGGTGGTGTGCTGCGCAATTCGGCTTTTGGCAAGGCATTAGAGCGCGGCCAACTTCAGCTTCCGCCTCCTGAGCCAATAGCCGGAAGCGGGTCGGAGACACCTATGCCCTACGTTTTCATTGGCGACGCCGCATTTCCACTACGACAAAATATTCTTCGTCCTTATCCTAGCGCGCATTTAACAGAAGcgcaaaaaatatttaactACAGATTGTCACGCGCACGACGAGTTATCGAGAACGCATTTGGAATAATGGCTTCAAGGTTTCGCATTTTTAGAAGAGTGATTATAGCTGATCCAGAAAAAGTCACAAAAATTACTCAGGCAACATTCGTGCTTCATAATTACCTTATAATATCAGAACAGAAATCATCTCAGCAAGATCATCTTTACTGCCCATCCAATTACGTTGATCAAGAAGATGATTCAGGACATTTTATACCTGGACAGTGGCGAGAAGAAGATAGGTCCTCTGCTCTAGCAGACAATATTCGGCTTGCAGGCAATCGagcgtcttcttcagctATAACTGTTCGTGAACAATTTTGCACCTATTTTAATACTCGTGCCGGTATGGTTGATTGGCAGTATAACCACGTGCGTAGATCATAG